From the Brevibacillus choshinensis genome, one window contains:
- a CDS encoding capping complex subunit for YIEGIA — protein MPSTILAVITLNKEKIAGGAPIFIEPDKEKMQQVAFTLEKILDAMVHEVSEDTLIIVRHK, from the coding sequence ATGCCCAGTACGATCTTGGCCGTGATCACCCTGAACAAGGAAAAGATAGCAGGTGGAGCACCTATCTTCATCGAGCCTGATAAAGAAAAAATGCAGCAAGTAGCGTTTACGCTGGAGAAGATTTTAGATGCGATGGTACATGAAGTGAGCGAGGATACCCTTATCATTGTTCGGCATAAGTAG